The genome window CGAGAATCACGTCGCTCACTCCTTCGTTCGTTTGCTCGTTTGCAGGTCGGTCTTCTAACCTTCTGTCGGCTTACTCTTCTCGACACCCAAGATGATCTTCGTCTGAGCCACCACGAACCTCCCGGATCCGATTACTCGCCTTCACAGTTTGACTCCACTGGCAAATTTCAACAGTCTTGGTTATTTCAGCTTCTTGGATAGTCTTAATCTCGAAGCTATGCAGCTTGGTCTGACCAGTCAACAACTTGTCGACTGTTCGCAAGATTGCCGCCCTTACTCACACCATCGCGGCCTCATCCAAGACCTGCCCAGGAGGCGACATGTGGCACGGTCGTCGAAATCCCCGATATCTGGCTCCGCGCCTGCTGCCTTCGCTCCCGTAGATTCTTCTGGTCACTCACGCAATCAGTGTTATTCCACTACCATGACACAAGCTGTCCCTCGACAAAGGGCGTGGCTCCCTCGATATAGCACGATATCCCGGTTGTCGAAAAGTCTACTCGTTGCTCTTCTCATTGCAATGCACGCCGTATCGCCTGCTCATGCCGTGAGGATCCCTTTCACAAACTGCCTCAGCGACGCCTACCGCTTGCACGAACCGACGAGGCTGCAATGGGTTCCCTTATACGCCGATGCCGTCTTCGATACCGAGAACGAGAAACACAACCTTCGAGTTATTGTTTGGGGAAACGTCACGGGTGCCCGAACGACCAGCGCGCTGCCACCGCCCGATGACCCTTCTTGGAAGGATGCCAGCGATATCAATGGCAAAATCGCCGAAACTCCccagaagaaggatggcTACAACACTGCTACGACTTACTTCCCCAAGGTTCACTTCTTGACATATGTTCCGTACAACAACGACAAATTTAATTTCTGTAACACTTCATTGGTAAACGGATCTTGCCCGCTTGGACCTTACTTCGGAGAAGTCGATTATAGGTACGTCCTTGTCCATAAACTACTCATGAATTGAAGTCAAGACAGATGTACTGACCATAAATTTATAGTGATGCATACAAGTTACCTTCTATTAACATCACATGGGACGCCTACTCAACATATGCGTTTGCGTCCCTAGCACCTAGTATGTCGATTATTGATGGGACTCGCGATGCTCCTCAGATTGGCTGTGTTTCCATGGCGGTGACTCCGGATCTGGGAGGTCTCTCGTGGCTACTCAAGTTTTTACCCATGATAGTGCTCCTTTTTACAGGTTTTGCAGTCGTGTTCTCAGCCATCTTTAGTCCCTGGGGCTCATCTGATATCTTCCACTGGACTTCCAATTATGGTCGAGATGTTGATCTGCTCCGTCTTGTCACGCCGGGCTTTGGAGATTGCCTTCAGTATATCCAATTTATCGCGCTAAGCGGTGGCCTCACTCTTGACTATCCCGGCTTCTATCAACCCATTGTCAGCCAGATGGCCTGGTCGACTCTAATGTTCAACGAGAGCTTTGTCGCCGATGCCCCATCATGGCAGAGCGTTGTCGATGGTATTTATGTCACCAATGCCACTTACGGACTTCAAGAGCTTGGTCAATTGGTTGGCATGGCTGAGAGTAGAGATATCTGGGCCGGTATGATGGTTTGGCTATGTGTGTGCATTGCTTCTGTTACCGCTCTAGTTCAGGGCGCATTTGCAGTGCAGTGGCTATTCCGaaagatcaacaacaccCCGGAGGAAGATCTGCGTTCAAAGAACGTCCCCTTTTCCGTTGGCAACGCCGTCCGCATTGTCTTCAACTATTTCTTATTCCCGATCATCGCCCTGTCGTGCTTTCAGCTCGTCACTGCTGGCGATTCTCCGACCTATACGATTGCTCTCGCCGTCGTTACCTTGGTTTTCCTCATAATCTTCGCGGCATACCTCTTTTACCTCATAATCAGAACGAGGCCAAAGTCCGTCCTCTACGATGATTTGCCGACTGTTCTTTTATACGGCCCTCTGTACAATACATACTCCGACGAGGCTGCTGGGTTCGCTCTCATTCCCGTCTTCCTAACATTCCTCCGGGGTATCACTGTCGGTGCCGTGCAGCCTAGTGGTATCGCTCAGGTGGTACTGCTCGCCATTTGTGAAGTGATCCATATCCTTACCATCCATGCCTTCCGACCGTTCCAGCGTTCAACAGCGATGAATGCTTATCATACACTTTTTGGAGCACTTCGTCTAATTTCTATCTTACTAATGGTAGCATTCGTGCCTACTCTTGATGTTTCTGAGGGCGACAAGGGTTGGATTGGTTACATCATCTTAGGAATCCACGGTGCGGCTTTGATATTTGGTTTCTTCCTCAACGCCCTGCAGACCATTATCGAGGTCGCGGCTCGCATACTTGGAGCTGGCGGAGACGACGCTCGAGGTCTGACCCGTGGTGGACTCACAAAGATCTTTGGTATGCGACAGCTGTCTCGCCGCAACACACAGCAACGTAACACTGGTCCATCCCGAGCAAGCCAGTTGTCGACAGCAGCAATGTTGGACGTGGACGATAGCGGGAAGTCAGGATATGCCATGCCAAGCGGAAGGGTTCGAAGCGAGTCTGGTGCTAGTCTCGGTGGACTCATGAACCCTCGGCATAGGAGCAGCTCGGCGCTCGATAGCATCGATGTTTACTCTGGCATGCCGCAGAACGTGGATAGCAGCAGCTCATACATGCCCAACACCCCTGGGGAGAGGAGTACATTTTCATTCCTGCCCTCCCCCAGCGCTGCCCGCCATCATCCTACACAATCAATAGATGCTGCCGATCCCTACTATCGACCTCCTCGAAGACGACAGACGATGAACGAGTCCATCCACTCCGAAGGACCTGGTGGCTCTAACGCAGCAGATGTTAAGGGCGCTAACCCAGCTGGAGGTCTAGGTGATCCTGCAGATATGGGTGCGGATATTTCTCGAGGAGCAACACCAGCGCCCCCTCCCGCTGGATACTCTCAAGCCAGTATACCTCCGAACCGACCCGATTATGCCACTCGCGAGGTTGACTTTTACTACGGGGTTCGTGGACCCGCCTTGAACTCGGACGGCCCGGGCCGGAAACTTGGAACTGGTCCCGCCGATCCAACTGGTCCTGTGGCTACTGCCTCGGGCTGGTTCCGGAATCTATTCGGTGGAAAGACAAAAGAGAAGGGCAAGGGTTTCGAGGTTGTGAGGAGCTCACGGATGCctccagccatgatggctaGGAATGGTGGAGAGTCGCCCCCTGAGGGTATCCCAGTGGCTATGGGCGTACTACGGAACGGCCCAATTGActcagatgatgaagacgagcCTCGACCAAGGCGGTCTCCCGGACGTCAACCTCAAAGTGCTCTACTAGATGACAACGGTGATCCTCAAGACTCTGAGCCGGAGAGTCCTGTGCTGGAGCGACCCCGACGTACTTTCAGTGCCGGCAGCGAGAGTTTCCCTCGAGAGCCAAGCAAGTCTTTGTCCAAGGCGCCTCATATCGCACTGCGcgaagctgaggatgacgatgccCCAGAGATTCCTCGGAAGAGCTCCAAGCGTGCTTCTGGCCACTTTGGAGGCAGTGATCACAGCCGAGCACCATCTCTTACCCTCATGAATATGCCAGGCTCAACGATATCCTTTGAATCCCAGTGGCGAGGAGAACCCGATGCTGTTAGCCACACTTCAAGTCACCACCGAGCTACACTATCAGCGTCATCGCGGCTACCGTTTGAGCGAACCAACTCCCAGAAGCGATTGTCGTCCAATTCGTCCATGGAGTTCCCCGGCGAGTTCACCAACATCGACTTCGGCCCTTCAGTTGATGAGCGGCCGGCCAGCTTTGGCATGGTGTCACAACATGGTGTCAGCCGAGTTGACCCGTTGCACCGTGACGTGGATCTGCTCGGCAGCTCCGCcgagcttgtcgaagatCCTCCTGCCAGACCTCGCACTTGATACTTCTGCTGTTATAGCCAAGTAGGAGGTCTATTGGCCACTCTTCTATTTTGCTTACCATAACACACTCGTCGATATGATCAGTCACTACACCCTTCTCGGGTTTCAACCTAATACTAGTTTCTTTTTTGTTTGGTTGCCTAAAGGGCCAAAACCATGTACACGATTTATAGACCAAGGTCCCCAAGGTCCTTGCACATGAGCACACATGCTCACCTTCCCTCATTTTTGGTTATGAATTGAACACAATTCAGTCGCAGCCGCAGGTTCTCACGAAGGAACTCGAGCTCTGAAAGTACAAGTGAACGAGAAGGCGTTACATACGGGTCTTTTTATGGCAAAATTTCATTACTTGAGCCTGACTGCCTTGAGTCAATTTTCTTTGTGTTTAGGGATATGTTCTTTTTGAGAATGTCCATACTAGCGTTGGCGTAACAAAAAGCTGGTTCAGGGAGGGGGATTTACACAAGGGGTCATCAAAGCCCCAACATGTCTATTGTTTTTTATGTAGTAGGTTTTGTGGGAATGAAAGTgtagttatataattttGGAGGGATATCCTGTCAAAGGTTCTGAGTATGACTCACCATCCTGGGACGATGAAGAACCAGGATTTACTAGGCACAATTCTAATGAGAAGTTGTAATGATCATTGTACTTGATCTCGTTTATTTGTGCACGTTTTAACAGACGATGGTCTGTTTACATGCAAGTAGTCTTTTTGTAATACGATAAATAGTCAGTCCCTCAGCAAGATATGCATTTGCTACGCATCTGGCATTTCGTCTTCAGTTGCAACAGTATCCTTTGTTATCTGATACCTTCGTGTCCCTTTGGTATTTCACTTCACCGAGATAAACCCAATGCCTGACCGAGCCTTGCGCGCCGCTTCCTTGAGCGCCTGGTCCTCGACATCAGTCCACTTGACACTCAGGTCGTTCCAGTTCTTACCGGGTGTGTTGTACTCCTTGCGCCACTGGGCCTGCACCTTCTGCAGACGCGACATCTCGCGCGGGTCGCCCGAACCGCTGTACAACATGAAGGCTGTGCAGGGCGGCAAGGCATCATAGATGCGTGTGAGACGCTCTGTAAGGCGTACGAGGGCCTGCTCGAGCTCTGACTTGTCGGATGGGATGGCCTCAGAGTCTCGTGGAGGACCACCGTCGCTGTTTGTGTTGTCGACACGGTTACGGTTCCACCAGCCTTGAAGGGCCTCAAGCTCTCGCATTCTCGCCCAGACAAAATCAACTCCGCCGCCGCGGATTTCGAGGCCATCCGGGTCTCCCTGCACAGCACGAATTACGTTGTTAGTTACATCCTCGTCGTTCTTACAGCCGAGCTGATGTGTTGCGCCGGCTCCAGCCCCCTTGGAGGGATCGCCCCAGTCAACAGCTGCGCTCGTCTTGCCGACCTCAGCGCCACCTGCGGTTCCCCCCTGGGCCTTGTATGCAGTTCCAGCTCGCGCTAGTCGGCGGAACAAGTTCTCTCCCTGTGAGTCAGATGTTCCCCAGGCCTTGCCCTTTTCACATTTTTGTTTGACAAGATCGAGGCAGGTCTTAGAGTCTTCGATGCTGTCGTGGCCATTTGCGCCGCCTTTTTGAATCTCCTTTGACAGATATTTTTGCGCCAGCCATTTTAGAGACGATTTGAGAGGAGGACCGCGAGGATGCGGATAAATGATGGATGTGTCGATGATAAAAGGGTGAGAGATGCGGAGAGCCTTGGTATCTGACTCTAAAGAGTGTCCTATCAAGACTGTGCGAGGGGTCAGCAGTTCAAGTAGCTTCTGCTGGATGTCATGTAATGTAGTTGTTACAGGTGCAAGCATCTCTTCTGTGATGCCAGAAAATTGGGTGACGTAGTCGATAATAGGCTTATCAGGCTTGACAAGTTCATCGAGTACAACGTTGCCGAACCAGTCGACTATGCTGATTCTCGTCAGAGAGAACTCGTTCTCTCCAGTCATACACATTTCACAATCCAGGGCCAGAACACTTCGTCCTTCTGTGATGCTGCCCTTTTCAATTTCGTCTTCTGGAACTTGACCTTCTTCAAGGCTTTTCACATGGGTGATGACCCATCCTTCGGGGAGAACGAACTGGTCTTTGGCAGCACCTTCCAGCATAGCTGGGTGAACCAAGTAGCCGTTGTCAGTCAGATCATCGACTGTACAAAGGAATTCAGTGATGCGTGCTCTCTCGTTCTTCCATCCCGAAGGCTCATGTGCTGGTTTGATGCCCTTCTTTGTCCCATTCTTTTCCTTCGGGGTGGGGGTTGTTAGGAAAGCGGCCATGGGCGAATGCATCTTTCCGTGTCTATCATCACCTGGTGTCTTGACGGGCCATAGATGCGTGAACATGTCCGCGAATGGTTGCAGAGCCTCGGGTAGGCGCTCTCTCTTCAGTGGTCGGGGATAATAGTCGTCCGGCGACGCCGCAACAGCGTTTTCCTCCTTATCAGCATTGTTGTATGTATCGAAGTCAACGTCGTGCTTGAACATAGCCTCCTCAATACCGGGTATCATTATAGCCACAATCTTTCGGAACGCTGGGCGATGGGTAATGCCGATCCATTGAGGACCAGCTCCGTCGGCAAAGATATATGTAACCAGGTCTCGCATTTGGGAAATATTGATCTTGGATTGCAGTCGCGCATTAGGCGAGAATGCAATGGTGGGATAATTCTTGCCAGGTTTAGGGACCTTCTTAAGCTTCTTTGAAGCCCGTGAAACGACCTGCCACTCTCCGCCGTCGTCTGCGTCATGGGGATTTGAACGCTTCAGGCTGCCGTCGCTTTGTGTTGAAGCATCCTTCTCGAGAGTCGCAATGGCCGTCGTGACAGGAACACCTTGGTCGAACTTGTCGGGCGTTTGGGCCTCATCTTGATTGTCGCTTGAAGAGGCCTTGTCGATGGGATCGGGGATTGGGTCAGATCCTAGGGCTGTAAGGGCTTTGTTGACGAGTTTGGCAGCTTTTCTCTTTGCCTTCTTACCCATTATGAATTTTACACGAGTGCGAGCGCAAATAATGCGCCGCTAGAAGGAGAAACGTGAAAAGAGTTCACGTCGTGAGGTAACAATGTTtaaggaaataaaaaagaattgCGATCCAAGAATGCAGATGCACTGCTGTGCCAAGTGTACGTACCTGTTTGCTTGCCAGGCGTTTTTTCAAGGGACTTTACCTAGAGAGTGGGGCGCAAGCTTGTTGTGAGAGCAGCCAATGAGAGTGTCTGTCAGCTTAACCACTTTACGCGTCTTGCACGCGGCAGGAGGGTTGAAGTAGATATAGGAATCTAC of Fusarium oxysporum Fo47 chromosome I, complete sequence contains these proteins:
- a CDS encoding uncharacterized protein (transient receptor potential ion channel-domain containing protein), whose product is MQLGLTSQQLVDCSQDCRPYSHHRGLIQDLPRRRHVARSSKSPISGSAPAAFAPVDSSGHSRNQCYSTTMTQAVPRQRAWLPRYSTISRLSKSLLVALLIAMHAVSPAHAVRIPFTNCLSDAYRLHEPTRLQWVPLYADAVFDTENEKHNLRVIVWGNVTGARTTSALPPPDDPSWKDASDINGKIAETPQKKDGYNTATTYFPKVHFLTYVPYNNDKFNFCNTSLVNGSCPLGPYFGEVDYSDAYKLPSINITWDAYSTYAFASLAPSMSIIDGTRDAPQIGCVSMAVTPDLGGLSWLLKFLPMIVLLFTGFAVVFSAIFSPWGSSDIFHWTSNYGRDVDLLRLVTPGFGDCLQYIQFIALSGGLTLDYPGFYQPIVSQMAWSTLMFNESFVADAPSWQSVVDGIYVTNATYGLQELGQLVGMAESRDIWAGMMVWLCVCIASVTALVQGAFAVQWLFRKINNTPEEDLRSKNVPFSVGNAVRIVFNYFLFPIIALSCFQLVTAGDSPTYTIALAVVTLVFLIIFAAYLFYLIIRTRPKSVLYDDLPTVLLYGPLYNTYSDEAAGFALIPVFLTFLRGITVGAVQPSGIAQVVLLAICEVIHILTIHAFRPFQRSTAMNAYHTLFGALRLISILLMVAFVPTLDVSEGDKGWIGYIILGIHGAALIFGFFLNALQTIIEVAARILGAGGDDARGLTRGGLTKIFGMRQLSRRNTQQRNTGPSRASQLSTAAMLDVDDSGKSGYAMPSGRVRSESGASLGGLMNPRHRSSSALDSIDVYSGMPQNVDSSSSYMPNTPGERSTFSFLPSPSAARHHPTQSIDAADPYYRPPRRRQTMNESIHSEGPGGSNAADVKGANPAGGLGDPADMGADISRGATPAPPPAGYSQASIPPNRPDYATREVDFYYGVRGPALNSDGPGRKLGTGPADPTGPVATASGWFRNLFGGKTKEKGKGFEVVRSSRMPPAMMARNGGESPPEGIPVAMGVLRNGPIDSDDEDEPRPRRSPGRQPQSALLDDNGDPQDSEPESPVLERPRRTFSAGSESFPREPSKSLSKAPHIALREAEDDDAPEIPRKSSKRASGHFGGSDHSRAPSLTLMNMPGSTISFESQWRGEPDAVSHTSSHHRATLSASSRLPFERTNSQKRLSSNSSMEFPGEFTNIDFGPSVDERPASFGMVSQHGVSRVDPLHRDVDLLGSSAELVEDPPARPRT